In one Janibacter cremeus genomic region, the following are encoded:
- the menD gene encoding 2-succinyl-5-enolpyruvyl-6-hydroxy-3-cyclohexene-1-carboxylic-acid synthase has translation MNPSTTGARVLLDELVRLGVREIVLCPGSRSAPQAYAAHDLDASGRARLHVRVDERSAAFLALGLAKESRRPAVVITTSGTAVANLHPAVLEAHHGAVPLLLLTADRPPELRGVGANQATDQPGIFGEHVRLALELETPQDPPRQAAAWRTGAARAWAATTGALGGSGHAGPVHLDLPYRDPLAPDTTSTVRGTRAPLDTPEHLEPSDPVAGRPGGTPWVTLPAPAPVATAGATPLAHDPQTLVVIGELPGAEHRAAALDWAARHGAPVIAEPGPGTHDLVLPHGAQLLAATGWVDAHLPARLLVIGRPTLGRAIPALTRRPGVRVEVVTPGEPGAAGWADATHSAAAVHPFAALIGDDDDRGAAPLRAGGGTRAPRGTAFARTWLEAADRVADALDGAGDLDGPTTARTLHDAVPGESLVLLGSSSVARDLHLGVARPRADVRPVTSRGLAGIDGCVSTAVGLALARTDPTYALLGDLTFLHDANGLLIGPDEPVPDLTIVVVDDDGGSIFDTLEYGADEHAGPMRRLFTTPTGADIEALCAAHGVPATTARTPEDLARLVETPATGVRVVRVPIAAGSRRAAGERTRAAVVAALG, from the coding sequence GTGAATCCCTCGACGACCGGAGCCCGCGTCCTCCTCGACGAGCTCGTCCGGCTCGGCGTGCGTGAGATCGTCCTGTGCCCGGGCTCCCGCTCGGCGCCCCAGGCCTACGCCGCGCACGACCTCGACGCGTCCGGTCGGGCCCGGCTGCACGTGCGGGTGGACGAGCGCAGCGCGGCCTTCCTCGCCCTCGGTCTGGCCAAGGAGAGCAGGCGCCCGGCCGTCGTCATCACCACGAGCGGCACCGCCGTCGCCAACCTCCACCCCGCCGTCCTCGAGGCACACCACGGGGCGGTCCCGCTCCTCCTGCTCACCGCTGACCGGCCACCCGAGCTGCGGGGAGTCGGCGCCAACCAGGCGACCGACCAGCCCGGCATCTTCGGGGAGCACGTCCGGCTCGCCCTCGAGCTGGAGACCCCGCAGGACCCGCCCCGCCAGGCCGCGGCATGGCGCACCGGTGCCGCCCGCGCATGGGCAGCGACCACCGGGGCGCTCGGCGGCTCCGGTCACGCCGGGCCGGTCCACCTCGACCTGCCCTACCGCGACCCCCTCGCGCCGGACACGACGTCCACGGTTCGAGGTACTAGGGCGCCGCTGGACACACCCGAACACCTCGAACCATCGGACCCGGTCGCCGGTCGCCCCGGTGGGACGCCGTGGGTGACCCTGCCCGCGCCCGCCCCGGTGGCAACTGCCGGGGCCACGCCCCTGGCGCACGACCCGCAGACCCTCGTCGTCATCGGCGAGCTCCCGGGCGCCGAGCACCGCGCCGCCGCGCTGGACTGGGCGGCCCGCCACGGCGCGCCGGTCATCGCCGAGCCGGGGCCGGGGACGCACGACCTGGTCCTCCCGCACGGTGCGCAGCTCCTTGCCGCCACCGGGTGGGTCGACGCCCACCTGCCCGCCCGTCTCCTCGTCATCGGCCGGCCGACCCTCGGGCGCGCGATCCCGGCCCTCACCCGTCGTCCCGGCGTGCGTGTCGAGGTCGTGACGCCGGGGGAGCCCGGGGCCGCCGGCTGGGCCGATGCCACGCACTCGGCCGCAGCGGTCCACCCCTTCGCCGCGCTCATCGGTGACGACGACGACCGGGGGGCGGCCCCCCTTCGCGCGGGCGGGGGGACCCGCGCACCAAGGGGCACGGCCTTCGCCCGGACGTGGCTGGAGGCCGCCGACCGGGTGGCCGACGCCCTGGACGGTGCCGGTGACCTCGACGGGCCCACGACCGCCCGGACGCTGCACGACGCGGTGCCGGGGGAGAGCCTGGTGCTCCTCGGCAGCAGCAGCGTCGCCCGGGACCTGCACCTCGGGGTGGCACGGCCGCGGGCCGACGTGCGCCCCGTGACCAGCCGTGGGCTGGCCGGTATCGACGGCTGCGTCTCGACGGCGGTCGGGCTGGCGCTGGCCCGCACCGACCCGACCTACGCGCTGCTCGGGGACCTGACCTTCCTCCACGACGCCAACGGACTGCTCATCGGTCCCGACGAGCCGGTGCCGGACCTGACGATCGTCGTCGTCGACGACGACGGGGGCAGCATCTTCGACACCCTCGAGTACGGGGCGGACGAGCACGCCGGGCCGATGCGCCGGCTCTTCACCACGCCGACCGGCGCGGACATCGAGGCCCTCTGCGCCGCTCACGGCGTGCCCGCCACGACCGCCCGGACCCCCGAGGACCTCGCCCGCCTGGTCGAGACCCCCGCCACGGGTGTCCGCGTGGTCCGGGTCCCGATCGCCGCCGGCTCCCGCCGCGCCGCAGGGGAGCGGACCCGGGCGGCCGTCGTCGCGGCCCTGGGCTGA
- a CDS encoding NADH-quinone oxidoreductase subunit D, protein MASTDTNTGVHSTPGADDLAEGHVVNVQGGDWDREMGELGMNPEERIILNMGPQHPSTHGVLRLILELDGETVTEARAGIGYLHTGIEKNMEFRTWTQGVTFCTRMDYLTPMFQEAAYCLAIEKVLGITDDIPERASAIRVLMMELTRISSHLICMGTGGMEMGATTVMTIGFRERERILSIIEAITGLRMNNAYIRPGGVAQDLPHGAIDKIRETIPQLRKGIAELSAILLENPLLKGRTKDVGVLSLTGCTALGITGPVLRSTGLPHDLRKLDPYCGYEKYDFEVITRTNADAYDRWAIRIDEMLESLKIIEQVTDELQHNPGPTMVADKRIAWPAKLAIGGDGQGNSLDHIREIMGTSMESLIHHFKLVTEGFRVPPGQAYAAIESPKGELGCHIVADGGTRPFRAHFRDPSFNNLQAVAAMCEGGFLADVIVAVASIDPVMGGVDR, encoded by the coding sequence ATGGCATCCACCGACACGAACACCGGGGTCCACTCGACACCCGGCGCCGACGACCTCGCCGAGGGCCACGTCGTCAACGTCCAGGGCGGCGACTGGGACCGTGAGATGGGCGAGCTCGGGATGAACCCCGAGGAGCGGATCATCCTCAACATGGGTCCGCAGCACCCCTCGACGCACGGCGTCCTGCGCCTCATCCTCGAGCTCGACGGCGAGACCGTCACCGAGGCCCGCGCCGGCATCGGCTACCTGCACACGGGCATCGAGAAGAACATGGAGTTCCGCACCTGGACCCAGGGCGTGACCTTCTGCACCCGCATGGACTACCTCACCCCGATGTTCCAGGAGGCGGCCTACTGCCTCGCCATCGAGAAGGTCCTCGGGATCACCGACGACATCCCCGAGCGGGCCAGCGCCATCCGCGTGCTGATGATGGAGCTCACCCGCATCTCCAGCCACCTGATCTGCATGGGCACCGGTGGCATGGAGATGGGCGCGACGACGGTCATGACGATCGGCTTCCGTGAGCGCGAGCGCATCCTGTCGATCATCGAGGCCATCACCGGCCTGCGGATGAACAACGCCTACATCCGTCCCGGCGGTGTCGCGCAGGACCTCCCGCACGGCGCGATCGACAAGATCCGCGAGACGATCCCGCAGCTGCGCAAGGGCATCGCCGAGCTCTCGGCGATCCTGCTGGAGAACCCCCTGCTGAAGGGCCGCACCAAGGACGTCGGCGTCCTGTCCCTCACGGGCTGCACCGCACTGGGCATCACCGGTCCCGTGCTGCGCTCGACCGGGCTGCCGCACGACCTGCGCAAGCTGGACCCGTACTGCGGCTACGAGAAGTACGACTTCGAGGTCATCACCCGGACCAACGCCGATGCCTACGACCGGTGGGCCATCCGCATCGACGAGATGCTCGAGAGCCTGAAGATCATCGAGCAGGTCACCGACGAGCTGCAGCACAACCCCGGCCCGACGATGGTCGCGGACAAGCGCATCGCGTGGCCGGCCAAGCTGGCGATCGGCGGTGACGGCCAGGGCAACAGCCTCGACCACATCCGCGAGATCATGGGCACCTCGATGGAGTCGCTCATCCACCACTTCAAGCTCGTCACCGAGGGATTCCGCGTCCCGCCCGGCCAGGCCTACGCCGCCATCGAGTCGCCCAAGGGGGAGCTCGGCTGCCACATCGTCGCCGACGGCGGGACCCGGCCGTTCCGGGCCCACTTCCGGGACCCGAGCTTCAACAACCTGCAGGCCGTCGCGGCCATGTGCGAAGGGGGCTTCCTCGCCGACGTCATCGTCGCGGTCGCCTCGATCGACCCCGTCATGGGAGGAGTGGACCGCTGA
- a CDS encoding NuoB/complex I 20 kDa subunit family protein produces the protein MGLEEKLPSGIALTTVEKLAGYMRKSSMWPATFGLACCAIEMMAVGTPHYDLARFGMERFAATPRQADLMIVAGRVSNKMAPVVRQVYDQMANPKWVISMGVCASSGGMFNNYAIVQGVDHIIPVDIYLPGCPPRPEMLLNSILTLHEQIQSTPLGVNREAAARAAEKAALGAVPTELQAPTHDHESLLGRNLLA, from the coding sequence ATGGGACTTGAGGAGAAGCTGCCTTCGGGCATCGCACTCACGACGGTGGAGAAGCTCGCCGGCTACATGCGCAAGTCGTCGATGTGGCCCGCCACCTTCGGCCTGGCGTGCTGCGCCATCGAGATGATGGCCGTGGGCACCCCGCACTACGACCTGGCCCGCTTCGGCATGGAGCGCTTCGCGGCGACCCCCCGGCAGGCGGACCTGATGATCGTCGCCGGTCGGGTGAGCAACAAGATGGCCCCGGTCGTGCGCCAGGTCTACGACCAGATGGCCAACCCCAAGTGGGTCATCTCGATGGGCGTCTGCGCCAGCTCCGGTGGCATGTTCAACAACTACGCGATCGTCCAGGGCGTCGACCACATCATCCCGGTCGACATCTACCTGCCCGGGTGTCCGCCGCGGCCGGAGATGCTGCTCAACTCGATCCTCACCCTCCACGAGCAGATCCAGAGCACTCCGCTGGGCGTCAACCGTGAGGCAGCGGCCCGTGCCGCCGAGAAGGCTGCCCTCGGCGCGGTCCCGACCGAGCTGCAGGCCCCGACCCACGACCACGAGTCCCTCCTCGGAAGGAACCTGCTGGCATGA
- a CDS encoding isochorismate synthase, protein MTSPSPDDVPGPLGHSRPALVVRTISVPAAQVGDLLRLLPEPADAGDIVSWVRKGEGLVGWGTVATFRSRGSDRFVRAQEWWRTVTAEAIVRDDVDEPGTGPIAFGSMAYSSHSGTESVLVVPEVVVGRRGDRAWVTTTTTAAAVPTADEPLEPQPAPVDPGAVAFTDSDLTKERWAAAVEEAVSRINAGDLDKVVLARSVQATADERIDPRWLLTRLAEDYDTTWVFAVDGLVGATPEMLVRLERGLVTSRVLAGTIRRTGDDSHDLALAGSLARSSKDLEEHEYAVRSVADALTDHTSSINVPESPFVLHLNNVMHLATDVAGVVDDSSTSLALAASLHPSAAVCGTPTADADRVIAELEHMDRGRYAGPVGWMDASGDGEWGIALRCGSYDAPNSLRLYAGCGIVAGSRAEDEVAESVAKLLPMRTALGG, encoded by the coding sequence ATGACATCTCCATCACCCGACGACGTCCCGGGGCCGCTCGGCCACTCCCGACCCGCCCTGGTCGTACGCACCATCTCCGTCCCCGCGGCTCAGGTCGGCGACCTGCTGAGGCTGCTGCCGGAGCCGGCGGACGCGGGCGACATCGTCTCGTGGGTGCGCAAGGGAGAAGGCCTGGTCGGGTGGGGCACGGTCGCGACCTTCCGCTCGCGCGGGTCGGACCGCTTCGTCCGGGCGCAGGAGTGGTGGCGCACGGTGACCGCCGAGGCCATCGTGCGCGACGACGTGGACGAGCCCGGCACCGGGCCCATCGCCTTCGGGTCGATGGCCTACTCGTCGCACTCCGGCACCGAGTCCGTGCTCGTCGTCCCCGAGGTCGTCGTCGGCCGCCGCGGTGACCGGGCCTGGGTGACGACGACCACGACCGCCGCCGCGGTCCCGACGGCCGACGAGCCGCTCGAGCCCCAGCCCGCCCCCGTGGACCCCGGGGCGGTCGCCTTCACCGACAGCGACCTGACCAAGGAGCGGTGGGCCGCCGCCGTCGAGGAGGCGGTCTCCCGGATCAACGCCGGCGACCTGGACAAGGTCGTCCTCGCGCGCTCCGTGCAGGCGACCGCGGACGAGCGCATCGACCCCCGCTGGCTGCTCACGCGCCTGGCCGAGGACTACGACACCACCTGGGTCTTCGCCGTGGACGGGCTGGTGGGCGCCACCCCCGAGATGCTTGTCCGCCTCGAGCGCGGCCTCGTGACCTCCCGCGTGCTCGCCGGCACGATCCGCCGCACCGGTGACGACAGCCACGACCTGGCACTCGCCGGCTCCCTGGCCCGCAGCAGCAAGGACCTCGAGGAGCACGAGTACGCCGTGCGCTCGGTCGCGGACGCGCTGACCGACCACACCTCCTCGATCAACGTGCCGGAGTCCCCCTTCGTCCTGCACCTGAACAACGTGATGCACCTGGCGACGGACGTCGCGGGGGTCGTCGACGACAGCTCCACCTCGCTGGCCCTGGCCGCCTCGCTGCACCCGAGCGCGGCGGTGTGCGGGACCCCGACGGCGGACGCCGACCGCGTCATCGCGGAGCTGGAGCACATGGACCGCGGCCGGTACGCCGGGCCGGTCGGCTGGATGGACGCCTCCGGTGACGGCGAGTGGGGCATCGCGCTGCGGTGCGGCTCCTACGACGCGCCCAACTCCCTTCGCCTCTACGCCGGCTGCGGCATCGTCGCCGGCTCCCGCGCCGAGGACGAGGTCGCGGAGTCGGTGGCCAAGCTGCTGCCGATGCGCACCGCCCTGGGCGGCTGA
- a CDS encoding NADH-quinone oxidoreductase subunit C gives MSEENASPDEPGKDVEAPQPKGVRPEGKGLGGNAHEDYPSTEGLTGDQRPVEYTNVGGTPEVGDVDPDHTPVVRGQRVGMFGARQGQDTSGYGGLQAPIAFPGAATRPYGRWYDAAVDTLAEATGSDLVRKVVVHADELTLHVAREDLVPVMRALRDQPDLRFEMCVSVSGVHFLQDSGRELHVVYHMLSITHGGRRLRVEVTAPDADPHIPSIVEVYPGADWHERETWDMFGVIFDGHPALTRILMPDDWAGHPQRKDYPLGGIPVEYKGGTVPPPDERRSYN, from the coding sequence ATGAGCGAGGAGAACGCCTCCCCGGATGAGCCGGGCAAGGACGTCGAGGCCCCGCAGCCCAAGGGCGTCCGGCCGGAGGGCAAGGGACTCGGCGGCAATGCGCACGAGGACTACCCCTCGACCGAGGGCCTCACCGGCGACCAGCGCCCGGTCGAGTACACCAACGTCGGCGGTACGCCCGAGGTGGGCGACGTCGACCCGGACCACACGCCGGTCGTCCGGGGCCAGCGGGTCGGCATGTTCGGCGCGCGCCAGGGCCAGGACACCTCCGGCTACGGGGGCCTGCAGGCCCCGATCGCCTTCCCGGGAGCGGCCACGCGGCCCTACGGCCGCTGGTACGACGCCGCTGTCGACACCCTCGCCGAGGCCACCGGTTCCGACCTCGTGCGCAAGGTCGTCGTCCACGCCGACGAGCTGACCCTCCACGTCGCCCGCGAGGACCTCGTGCCCGTGATGCGCGCCCTGCGCGACCAGCCCGACCTGCGGTTCGAGATGTGTGTCTCCGTCTCCGGGGTCCACTTCCTGCAGGACTCGGGTCGCGAGCTGCACGTGGTCTACCACATGCTCTCGATCACCCACGGCGGCCGACGGCTGCGCGTCGAGGTGACCGCTCCGGACGCCGATCCGCACATCCCGAGCATCGTCGAGGTCTACCCGGGTGCCGACTGGCACGAGCGCGAGACCTGGGACATGTTCGGCGTGATCTTCGACGGGCACCCCGCGCTGACCCGCATCCTCATGCCCGACGACTGGGCGGGCCACCCCCAGCGCAAGGACTACCCGCTGGGTGGCATCCCGGTGGAGTACAAGGGCGGCACCGTCCCGCCGCCCGACGAGCGGAGGTCGTACAACTGA
- a CDS encoding demethylmenaquinone methyltransferase, with translation MSRATLQKDPKAVAAMFDETAAKYDLMNDVMSLGQTRLWRRAVLQSLEPRPGQRILDIAAGTGTSSVPLRKAGADVVSADFSLGMLHQGQRQYPDLDFSAADATRLPFADESFDTVTMSFGFRNVVDRGAALAEFLRVTKPGGRLLICEFSQPVNKALRTVYSEYLMAAFPPVARTLSSNPDSYVYLAESIQAWPAQRELATTISAAGWADVQWRNLTGGIVALHRATKR, from the coding sequence ATGAGCCGCGCCACCCTCCAGAAGGACCCCAAGGCCGTCGCCGCGATGTTCGACGAGACCGCAGCGAAGTACGACCTGATGAACGACGTGATGTCCCTGGGCCAGACCCGCCTGTGGCGGCGGGCCGTCCTGCAGTCGCTGGAGCCGCGGCCCGGCCAGCGCATCCTCGACATCGCCGCGGGCACGGGGACCTCGTCGGTGCCGCTGCGCAAGGCGGGCGCGGACGTCGTCTCGGCCGACTTCTCGCTCGGGATGCTCCACCAGGGCCAGCGCCAGTACCCCGACCTGGACTTCTCCGCCGCGGATGCGACGCGGCTGCCATTCGCGGACGAGTCCTTCGACACGGTCACCATGTCCTTCGGCTTCCGCAACGTCGTCGACCGCGGCGCGGCGCTCGCGGAGTTCCTGCGCGTGACCAAGCCGGGTGGCCGGCTGCTCATCTGCGAGTTCAGCCAGCCGGTCAACAAGGCCTTGCGCACGGTCTACTCCGAGTACCTCATGGCCGCCTTCCCGCCGGTGGCCCGCACGCTCAGCTCCAACCCCGACTCCTACGTCTACCTCGCCGAGTCGATCCAGGCCTGGCCCGCCCAGCGCGAGCTCGCCACGACGATCTCCGCGGCCGGATGGGCCGACGTGCAGTGGCGCAACCTGACCGGCGGCATCGTCGCCCTCCACCGCGCGACCAAGAGGTAA
- the nuoE gene encoding NADH-quinone oxidoreductase subunit NuoE has protein sequence MSIKFGRQTDFGYLYVSSESKEPYTVEVLEQLTADSQEIISRYPQKRSALLPMLHLVQSVDGYVTGRGIEFCAQLLDLTAAEVSGVATFYTQYKRHPSGEYNVGVCTNTLCAIMGGDQIWDTVSEHLGVGHDETTEDGKITLERVECNAACDFAPVVMTNWEFFDNQTPESTVELVDDLRAGKPVKPTRGPDRVCSFKETSRLLAGFTDGRADEGVGAGPASLRGVEVAHREGWTAPGDEPGPTTTPDTAGERVEGLAPGRHVPADVDNVSDQTPPSTTDEKGE, from the coding sequence ATGTCCATCAAGTTCGGCAGGCAGACCGACTTCGGGTACCTGTACGTCTCGTCGGAGAGCAAGGAGCCGTACACCGTCGAGGTGCTCGAGCAGCTCACCGCGGACTCGCAGGAGATCATCTCGCGCTACCCGCAGAAGCGCTCGGCGCTCCTGCCGATGCTGCACCTCGTCCAGAGCGTCGACGGCTACGTCACCGGGCGCGGCATCGAGTTCTGCGCACAGCTGCTCGACCTGACCGCGGCCGAGGTCTCGGGCGTCGCCACCTTCTACACGCAGTACAAGCGCCACCCCAGCGGTGAGTACAACGTCGGCGTGTGCACCAACACCCTGTGCGCGATCATGGGCGGCGACCAGATCTGGGACACCGTCAGCGAGCACCTGGGCGTCGGTCACGACGAGACCACCGAGGACGGCAAGATCACCCTCGAGCGCGTCGAGTGCAACGCCGCGTGCGACTTCGCGCCGGTCGTGATGACCAACTGGGAGTTCTTCGACAACCAGACCCCCGAGTCGACGGTCGAGCTCGTCGACGACCTGCGTGCGGGCAAGCCCGTGAAGCCGACCCGCGGCCCGGACCGCGTGTGCAGCTTCAAGGAGACCTCACGTCTCCTCGCCGGCTTCACCGACGGTCGTGCGGACGAAGGGGTCGGGGCCGGCCCCGCCTCCCTCCGCGGCGTCGAGGTGGCCCACCGCGAGGGATGGACCGCCCCGGGCGATGAGCCCGGGCCCACCACCACACCGGACACGGCGGGCGAGCGGGTCGAGGGCCTGGCGCCCGGTCGCCACGTCCCCGCCGACGTGGACAACGTCTCCGACCAGACCCCGCCGAGCACCACGGACGAGAAGGGGGAGTGA
- a CDS encoding NADH-quinone oxidoreductase subunit A yields the protein MNPYIPLLILFALGLGFALVSVGTSLVVGPARYNAAKAQAYECGIQPTPQAAEGGKFPVKYYLTAMLFIIFDIEALFLYPFAVAFDELGAFTLGAVVLFLFNAFFIADAYVWRRGGFEWD from the coding sequence ATGAACCCCTACATCCCGCTGCTGATCCTCTTCGCGCTCGGCCTCGGCTTCGCGCTCGTCTCGGTCGGCACGAGCCTGGTCGTCGGACCTGCTCGCTACAACGCCGCCAAGGCACAGGCCTACGAGTGCGGCATCCAGCCCACTCCGCAGGCCGCTGAGGGTGGCAAGTTCCCGGTCAAGTACTACCTGACCGCAATGCTGTTCATCATCTTCGACATCGAGGCCCTGTTCCTCTACCCCTTCGCCGTCGCCTTCGACGAGCTCGGGGCCTTCACCCTCGGTGCCGTGGTGCTCTTCCTGTTCAACGCGTTCTTCATCGCCGACGCCTACGTCTGGCGTCGCGGCGGGTTCGAGTGGGACTGA
- a CDS encoding geranylgeranyl reductase family protein: MTSALPAAGDGRTADVIVVGAGPGGSATAAWLAKAGKDVVLLEKSVFPRDKICGDGLTPRAVRQLINLGLPMSETDGWAHNKGLRIIGGGMTLQLDWPDVASFPGHGMVRARADLDEVLARHAAASGATLLEGRNVAEPILDEQDRIIGVTAKVVDQRGRATGERETYYAPVVVAADGVSSRLSVKMGREKREDRPMAVAVRAYYETPRHDDEYLESHLELWSTTPKGEKILMPGYGWLFGLGDGRSNVGLGVLNTSEAFGRTDYKDVMRRWVETMPPEWGINADTMSGEITAAALPMAFNRQPLYDRGLMLVGDSGGMVNPFNGEGIDYALEAGHAAAETILQALARPTAADRERVLQSYVTRMKDMHGGYFRLGAQFAKIIGKPEIMRLATKYGLPRETLMKFMLKLMANLPEEKGGGVDDRLVRLLTRMAPNA; the protein is encoded by the coding sequence GTGACCAGTGCACTGCCTGCGGCCGGTGATGGCCGCACCGCCGACGTCATCGTCGTCGGGGCCGGCCCCGGTGGCTCCGCGACGGCGGCATGGTTGGCGAAGGCCGGCAAGGACGTCGTCCTGCTGGAGAAGTCCGTCTTCCCCCGGGACAAGATCTGCGGCGACGGCCTGACCCCCCGCGCCGTCCGCCAGCTGATCAACCTCGGACTGCCCATGTCGGAGACCGACGGGTGGGCCCACAACAAGGGCCTGCGGATCATCGGCGGCGGCATGACCCTCCAGCTCGACTGGCCGGACGTCGCCTCCTTCCCGGGGCACGGCATGGTGCGTGCCCGAGCCGACCTCGACGAGGTGCTCGCCCGCCACGCCGCCGCCAGCGGCGCCACCCTCCTCGAGGGCCGCAACGTCGCCGAGCCGATCCTCGACGAGCAGGACCGCATCATCGGCGTCACCGCCAAGGTCGTCGACCAGCGCGGCCGCGCCACCGGCGAGCGCGAGACGTACTACGCCCCGGTCGTCGTCGCCGCGGACGGCGTCTCCTCACGGCTGTCCGTGAAGATGGGCCGCGAGAAGCGCGAGGATCGGCCGATGGCCGTCGCCGTGCGCGCCTACTACGAGACCCCCCGCCACGACGACGAGTACCTCGAGAGCCACCTCGAGCTGTGGTCGACGACGCCGAAGGGGGAGAAGATCCTCATGCCGGGGTACGGCTGGCTGTTCGGCCTCGGCGACGGTCGCAGCAACGTCGGTCTGGGCGTGCTCAACACCTCGGAGGCCTTCGGCCGCACCGACTACAAGGACGTCATGCGCCGTTGGGTCGAGACGATGCCGCCCGAGTGGGGCATCAACGCCGACACGATGAGCGGGGAGATCACCGCTGCCGCGCTGCCGATGGCCTTCAACCGCCAGCCGCTCTACGACCGTGGCCTGATGCTCGTCGGCGACTCCGGCGGCATGGTCAACCCCTTCAACGGCGAGGGCATCGACTACGCGCTCGAGGCCGGCCACGCGGCCGCGGAGACCATCCTCCAGGCCCTCGCCCGCCCGACCGCGGCCGACCGCGAGCGGGTCCTGCAGTCCTACGTCACCCGGATGAAGGACATGCACGGCGGCTACTTCCGGCTCGGTGCGCAGTTCGCCAAGATCATCGGCAAGCCCGAGATCATGCGCCTGGCGACGAAGTACGGGTTGCCCCGGGAGACGCTGATGAAGTTCATGCTCAAGCTCATGGCCAACCTGCCCGAGGAGAAGGGCGGCGGGGTCGACGACCGGCTCGTGCGCCTCCTGACCAGGATGGCCCCCAATGCCTGA
- the nuoF gene encoding NADH-quinone oxidoreductase subunit NuoF encodes MPTQLTPILTKFWDHPQSWTMATYEDNGGYRALRSALELDPTDLVQVTKDSGLRGRGGAGFPTGMKWGFLPPHDGGPRYLVVNADESEPGTCKDIPLMMAAPHFLIEGAIITSFAIGSDKAFIYVRGEVAHVYRRLLRAVEEAYAAGYLGKDILGTGYDLDIVVHAGAGAYICGEETALLDSLEGRRGQPRLKPPFPAVAGLYARPTVVNNVESIASVPLIVGKGAEWFSDMGTEKSQGFGIFSLSGHVKHPGQYEAPLGITLRELIDMAGGMRDPNHPLKFWTPGGSSTPIFTDQHLDVPLDFESVAAHGSMLGTRALQIFDDTVSVVRAVSRWNDFYMHESCGKCTPCREGTYWLAQILHRIEEGRGTQQDIDMLVDICDNILGRAFCALGDGATSPITSAVQYFREEFEAGCHTPASELFPPAASTLFANQETVQVTA; translated from the coding sequence ATGCCGACGCAGCTGACCCCGATCCTGACCAAGTTCTGGGACCACCCGCAGTCCTGGACCATGGCCACCTACGAGGACAACGGCGGGTACCGAGCCCTGCGCTCCGCCCTGGAGCTGGACCCGACCGACCTGGTGCAGGTGACCAAGGACTCCGGCCTGCGCGGGCGCGGCGGTGCCGGGTTCCCCACCGGCATGAAGTGGGGCTTCCTGCCGCCGCACGACGGTGGTCCGCGCTACCTCGTCGTCAACGCCGACGAGTCCGAACCGGGCACGTGCAAGGACATCCCGCTGATGATGGCCGCCCCGCACTTCCTCATCGAGGGCGCGATCATCACCTCCTTCGCCATCGGGTCCGACAAGGCCTTCATCTACGTGCGCGGCGAGGTCGCCCACGTCTACCGTCGCCTGCTGCGCGCGGTCGAGGAGGCCTACGCGGCCGGCTACCTCGGCAAGGACATTCTCGGCACCGGGTACGACTTGGACATCGTCGTCCACGCCGGTGCCGGCGCCTACATCTGCGGTGAGGAGACCGCGCTGCTGGACTCCCTCGAGGGGCGCCGCGGCCAACCCCGTCTCAAGCCCCCCTTCCCCGCGGTCGCCGGCCTGTACGCGCGCCCGACGGTGGTCAACAACGTCGAGAGCATCGCCTCCGTCCCGCTGATCGTCGGCAAGGGTGCCGAGTGGTTCTCCGACATGGGTACCGAGAAGTCCCAGGGTTTCGGGATCTTCTCCCTCTCCGGTCACGTGAAGCACCCCGGCCAGTACGAGGCGCCGCTCGGGATCACCCTGCGCGAGCTGATCGACATGGCCGGTGGCATGCGCGACCCGAACCACCCGCTGAAGTTCTGGACCCCGGGTGGTTCCTCGACGCCGATCTTCACCGACCAGCACCTCGACGTGCCGCTCGACTTCGAGTCGGTGGCCGCCCACGGCTCGATGCTCGGCACCCGCGCCCTGCAGATCTTCGACGACACCGTCTCCGTCGTGCGCGCGGTGAGCCGGTGGAACGACTTCTACATGCACGAGTCCTGCGGCAAGTGCACACCGTGCCGTGAGGGCACCTACTGGCTCGCCCAGATCCTGCACCGGATCGAGGAGGGTCGTGGCACCCAGCAGGACATCGACATGCTCGTCGACATCTGCGACAACATCCTCGGCCGCGCCTTCTGCGCGCTCGGTGACGGTGCCACGAGCCCGATCACCTCGGCCGTGCAGTACTTCCGTGAGGAGTTCGAGGCGGGCTGCCACACGCCGGCCAGCGAGCTCTTCCCGCCAGCAGCCTCGACGCTCTTCGCCAACCAGGAGACTGTGCAGGTGACCGCATGA